A stretch of Porites lutea chromosome 5, jaPorLute2.1, whole genome shotgun sequence DNA encodes these proteins:
- the LOC140938261 gene encoding uncharacterized protein, giving the protein MQKIILANGFLFFLSFSKFSPADAAFCDELHDLEVHCKECSWSGKLQNFEHHSGTCDFNSYHEKQQEQFVREDNPCSQTEAYSDQVGGNCELLKPGAASSVAWQLNCVGTCDDNSNCADGQKQGNDRNHCSQIDRGNNNTLDNDLELLKPEASNNVHHSGTRDFNSYHEKQQELFIREDNPCSQTEAYSNQVGGNCELLKPGAASSVAWQLNCVGTGDVNSNCVEGQKQGNERNYGGQIEGNNNMLDENLELLKPEASNNVLRYKECRAFPVVIDKCGKDNNHQEKKKEMNNTISFLPLSRKVLPTRNVVDIKEQITPLAKDVPLANADTEGASSYHSPEDQNVIRRLQFVEKKVAQHDLLFEENSQLKQEVQRLSNALCDVKRKLERIEVMFANSLCWQSDCFKALWETFEALKLEHSALRAEMDIPALRELHVKLTRTTRSIAAMQEQIRNLEQRTLSHGNMFGDLSIAVTSLANEVGVLLSERILGLDIERV; this is encoded by the exons CACCATTCAGGAACTTGTGATTTTAACAGCTACCATGAAAAACAACAGGAACAGTTTGTAAGAGAGGATAATCCCTGTAGTCAAACGGAGGCTTACAGCGATCAAGTGGGTGGCAATTGTGAGTTGTTGAAACCTGGAGCAGCTAGCAGTGTG GCATGGCAACTGAACTGTGTAGGGACTTGCGATGATAACAGCAACTGTGCAGACGGGCAGAAACAAGGCAATGACCGAAACCACTGTAGTCAAATAGATCGGGGCAACAACAATACGCTGGATAATGATCTTGAGTTACTGAAACCTGAGGCATCTAACAATGTG CACCATTCAGGAACTCGTGATTTTAACAGCTACCATGAAAAACAACAGGAACTGTTTATCAGAGAGGATAATCCTTGTAGTCAAACGGAGGCTTACAGCAATCAAGTGGGTGGTAATTGTGAGTTGTTGAAACCTGGAGCAGCTAGCAGTGTG GCATGGCAACTGAACTGTGTAGGGACTGGTGATGTTAACAGCAACTGTGTAGAAGGGCAGAAACAAGGCAATGAGCGAAACTACGGTGGTCAGATAGAGGGCAACAACAATATGCTGGATGAAAATCTCGAGTTACTGAAACCTGAAGCATCTAACAATGTG CTTCGTTATAAAGAATGTCGGGCATTTCCAGTTGTAATTGACAAATGTGGAAAGGACAACAATCACCAAGAAAAG aaaaaggaaatgaacaaTACCATTTCCTTTTTGCCTTTATCACGGAAGGTATTGCCAACACGCAATGTGGTCGATATAAAAGAGCAAATCACGCCCTTGGCGAAAGACGTACCGCTAGCAAATGCTGACACTGAAGGCGCATCGTCTTACCACTCCCCTGAAGACCAAAACGTTATACGTAGGCTACAATTCGTTGAAAAAAAAGTTGCTCAACACGATTTACTTTTTGAGGAAAATAGCCAATTGAAACAAGAGGTCCAACGCCTTTCCAACGCCCTCTGTGATGTTAAACGAAAATTGGAGCGTATTGAAGTAATGTTTGCCAATTCTCTTTGCTGGCAGAGTGACTGTTTTAAAGCCCTTTGGGAGACGTTTGAGGCTTTAAAACTTGAGCACTCTGCTTTGCGAGCCGAAATGGATATCCCTGCTTTACGTGAACTTCATGTAAAGCTAACAAGAACCACGAGGAGCATTGCAGCTATGCAGGAACAAATTCGGAACTTAGAGCAACGTACCCTATCACATGGGAATATGTTCGGTGATCTTTCTATTGCGGTTACCTCCTTGGCCAACGAGGTGGGGGTACTTCTTAGTGAAAGAATACTTGGACTTGATATAGAACGTGTCTGA